The Marivirga salinae DNA window GAATATCTACTGTATTTAAGGCCAAGGCTGATGAAAGAGCTTGCCCATATTCTGCTGAGTAACCGCCCGTGCTAAAAAAAGAACCTTTAAAAAGATTTGGGCTAAATCTTGTGCGAGTCGGAACATTTGAAGCTGTAGTGCCAAAGGCATTTCCAACCTGAAGTCCATCAATAAAAATGGCTGTTTCAGAGGCATCCCCTCCTCTTACAAACAAACGCCCATCATTCCCAACTGTAGAAGTTCCAGGCAGAGTTTGAAAAGCACCAATAATATCTCCCATAGCGCTTGGCGTAGTCACAATATCCAATGGTTTAAGTACTACTGCTTTGTTTTCATCCGAAGCTTCCATGGCTCCTGCCGTAATGGTTACAGCGTTTAATTGATCAATAGCTTCCTTAAGTTGAATTTCGATTTCAATTGGACTAGCATTCAAATCAATAGGCAATTCCTGATTCTTATAGCCCACTGATTGAGCAACTAAGAATTGACTGCCTGTTGCTGAAGTTTTAAATGAGAAGAAGCCCTTTGCATTAGTTGAGGTTCCATCATAGGTGTTTTTAATATAGATACTCACACCTGGCAAACTGTCCCCTTTATTGGAGGTGATAAAGCCTGTGATAAGATTTTGTGCTTCTGCTCGAACACTTGAGATTAATATTAATATGATAATTATATTTTTCATGGTGCTAATGATTGCTGATCTATGCACCAAATGTGGGTTAGTTTTCTATTTTTATAAATTAAAGTTGACTGAAGTGTAGTATTAGTAGGATGAAGTGTAGAGAATGAGGGATTGAATTATACGATAGAAATAAAGCACAAGTGGACACTTACGCTATCATATATTGTAAGTTATTAAAATAAAAAAAAGCTGTCCTATATCAAATAAAACAGCTTTTTACCATACAGCATTTAAAATATTTTATTGCACCGCAGTCAGTGCATTTAAGTTTCCGTATCCGAAATCTGAATTTCTGTTTGGATAAAAATCGGATGATTCTCTAAGCTTTTGCAATACTTGATCTCTATTCCAAGAAGGATTCTTAGACCAAACCAAAGCTGCGATTCCTGCTGTAGTAGCGGTAGCTACTGAAGATCCACCTACTGTTGAAGGCTGATTTCCATTCATGGCTACTGAAAGTGGATGCGCATCGGAACCAGCTTTTTCCATCACAACAGTAAAATCAACTTTGCTTCCAGAGTGACAAGTGTTACATCTTTGATATTGCCCTTCTTTTACTCCCGTTACAGCAACCGTCTCATTCATATTAGCTGGGAAAATAACACCATACCAATTAGTCCAGCTAGTGGAAGTTCCAGCAGCAGCAAAAATCAATTTACCTCTGCCATAAGCGTAACGTATGCCATCCGCTACTTTAGAATTATTAAAAACATCTCCTATCGACATACTGATGATTTTAACATCAGAACGATTACCAAGATATACTAAAGCTTCTGTAACTCCATCTTTTTCATTACCGCCATTTACTATCACGTCACTTGTACCTCTTACACCTACTAAGTTAGCATTATAAGCGACACCAACAGCTGAACCATTATTGCTTCTTGGAGCAGTAGCAACACCAGCCATTGATGTTCCATGACCGCATTTATCATCCGGTCCGTCATATTTTTTCCACCACCAAGATCCGGTTTGGTAAGTTCCTTTTCGTTCAACTGTTCTGTTTTGAGAGTATCCAGAATTGAATTGACTTCCTAAATTATCTTGATCAGGTGATAAGCCAGTGTCAATCATACCAATTGTAATTCCAGCACCAGTACTGTAATTCCAAGCTTGGTCAATTCCCATTTGTGGATAATTCCATGACATTTTTGAGCCAGGTGCAATATCAGTATAAAGACCTGATAAATTATAGTTAGGATCATTAGAACACCCTGAATCGCTATATCTTTCGCCTTCTCCATATTTCTGGAACTCTACTTGATAGCCTAGAGGTTCAATATATCGAACATTATCTAGAGATCGCAATCTGCTAATTACTTCTAAATCATAAACCCTCATTTCTATGAAAGGCAATACTTCATGGGAGAAATTAGGTAATTCCGTATCTGTAATTTCTATTTGTCTTTTTCTTTCAAGTACTGAACGAGTCTCTTCTATAATATCTGTTCTTGAACTTATCCAATTAGGATTTTGCACATTAATTGAGGTCATTCGTTCATTGATATTTTGCTCACCTTTGGCTAAATAACCAACTGTCAGAATACTGTCAGAATGTACTAAAGCACTCCATAGTTGCACATCATTGAGTTCTGACCAGTTGAATTCACTCTTCTTTTCTAATGCGCTTTTAATAATGGCATCAATCTCTGATTTCGGGACTATATCAATCTCTTGCTCTGGTTGAATATTTTCATCAATTAGGCTTAAATCTTCATTATCTTGCCTACAAGACCATAAAAGAGCTGAAGCAATAAATACTGTTAAAATTTTTCTCATTTCCATAGTGATTAGTTTTGGTTTTAATTTATGCTGTATGCAGAGTAATTTGCAAAACTTAAATTTAACTTACAAGCGTTTGTTAGAATTATATTTGAATTTATCTAAGAAATAGAGAATTAAAATCTAGGAAAATTAGTCTTTAAAGGAGATTACGCAATATATTTTAAAATATAAATGGAGTGAGAATTAGGAAACACGAGCTGGGAAGCTCACTTCTAGCTCTAAGCACAAGCGGACGCTTTCGCTAGTGCAATTAGGTTCAATTTTGCTCTGGTCCAAGCGTCCACTTGGACCAATCTAGGCTAGGGCTAGCATTTGAACGTTCTCCGATATCTAATTCCTTTGTAATGCACTTCCTAGCTAGGAGCCTCCTAGGTCGTGCCTTTTATATGATTGTAAATAAAGAATGAATCATTACTTTTTTTCAAAATAGACTTCCTTACCATCATATTTGATTAAATATCGGCCTCTTGGTAGTTTTCGAATATCACAGGAAACACCTTTTCCTCTTTTAATTATTCTACTGTTATTATTATAGAGCAAATAACTAACCTCTTCTGTAAATTCAATAATCCAATTATCTTCATTAATAGCATGGCTTATTTCCGATTTATCTGAATGGAAATTAAAACTTTCTGAAAGTTTGACCTCCATATCAGGTTCATGGTATTGCACTCTATATAAATTATCTCCTTTAATATGATCCAGTTCAATACTGTGCTGATTAATAAAAATTCCACCTTTAGTTTTTACAGTATCAAGAGGAAACCATCCATCCTCAGTATCTTTTTCCACTATATAAAATCCATCTTTAGATTCCTTGGTGGTAATCCAAATCATCTGATTCTCATCTACATAGACTTTTAGCCAGCTAAATTTCAAATCACCTTGAATTACTTCCGGATTTATGAGCTCTGGTTGACAGTCATCATGATGAACTATTCGAATCACAACTCTCGTTTCTGGTTCGAGATTTTGTAAATCAACCTCATAAGCCGAAACAGTGGGGCTTTCAACCACTAATTTACCATTCAAATATATTTTCTCGATACAAAAACCAGAATCTTGCCCTAAATAAGGATTTCTAACAAATACATTTTCTCCTTGATAAAAACCTCTAAAATAGCTGTCTTTACCAATTAGCGAATAGGATAAGCTAATTAATAATATGAGGAATAAATGTTTTTTCATGGTTCTATTACTTATCGATCATTCATATCTTAATGATTCGATAGGATCTAGTTTTGAGGCTTTATAAGCTGGATAATAACCAGACATTAAACCTACTATTAAGCAAATTATCACACCCACAATCATCCACAACCAAGGCACTACGAATCCTCCATCACCTACTAATGCGGATATTCCATTCCCAATACTTATACCTAAAATTATGCCAGCTATTCCTCCTAATTGACAAATTACTATAGCTTCCCATAAAAATTGTAAACGGATTTTTGAAGGGGACGCACCAATAGCTTTTCTAATTCCAATTTCTCTTGTTCTCTCCGTTACGGAAACCATCATAATATTCATTAAGCCTATTGAAGCACCCAAAAGTGTGATTGCACCTATTGCAAAACCTCCAATTCTCAAGTAGCCTGCTATTTCCTCCATTCTTTCAGCTAAGGATTCACTTTTTTGGATATTGAAAGAATTTTCTTGACCGATGCCATCCCCTCTAATTCCGCGCATAACTCCTGTTGCTTCAGCTATACCTTGTTCCATAAAAATAGGATCAGGAACTGAAACCGTAATATTATATTGTAGAGTACGGTTTGCAAACAAAGTAGATAGACCAACGGGAATTAAAACAGATTGATCAGCTCCTCCTCCTCCCATTCCACCTTGCTCTTTTAAAACGCCAATAACCTTAAAACGAGAGCCAAAAAATGAAATATCTTTATTGATAGGATCGACATTTTCTTTGAATAATTTATCGACTACATTCGCACCCAAAATAACAACCCCACTATTATTCTGAATTTCTAAAGGAGCAAAATTTCGCCCCTTATCAATTTCATAAGCTTTTTGTATTAAGTAGTTTTCATCTGCAGAATAAACATCTATAGTTGGTGTAGTCTTTTCAGATTTATACTTTAACTCGGCACTGCCTGTCATTCTAGTATAAACAGAAACATCCCCTACAAAATTATACTTATCTTTAAATTGAATCGCTTCTTTGTAGCCAATCGGCTCATAGCTTTTTTCCTTTTTCCCTTCGGAAGTACTTCTTCTTCCATCCAATCCCCTAGCTTCTATATCAAAATTATTTGCACCTAAACCCGCTAAATTCCCACTTACAGAACTTTGTATTCCGTCAATAGCTGTTAGAATGCCCACCAATGCAGTGATACCAATTGCAATAATTGCAGCAGTTAAAATCGTTCTCAATCGATTGCCTTTAATCGACCTTACGCCTTCTTTAATATTTTCCAGATAATCCAAAAGCAGTTATTTTTTTTGTAAATTTTAGCAATTTAATGTGATTATGCACGATATATTACATAAAAGTAAGAAACTTTGATTTGAAACTCCATTTATATTATTTTGTTATACATTTAAGAATCAAACTTAATTAAATAGTGACTATTAGTCAACTACATATAAAAACTATGTAATATATTGATATTCAGAAACATAAATAATATTTTGTGTGACTAAATTTTAGAACCTATATAATATGACTCAAAAATTTTTCCTATTTATATTTACTATTTTCATTTCGTCTCAAAGTTTGAAAGCCAATCAAATTTTAATCCCTATGGATGAGGAACAGTCCAATCACTTGAAAGCTTATGGATTAGCCTTTTGGGTATTGGAAAAGGAAATACCTGTTGATTGGTTATTGAATTATAGAGGTGGTAGCTTTTTGATTGAAAGTAAACAATCCATCATCAATGAATTAATCATAAGAGGAGTTTCTTATGAAATAATTTCAGATGCTGTTGCCAATAATATGTTGGATGAAATTGCCAGTCCATCATTCTAATAAAGACGCTATGCGATTGGATAAAGTCCCGAAAATTGCCGTTTATTCTCCAAAATCAAAACAACCCTGGGATGATGCAGTAACACTAGTATTGACGTATGCCGAAATTCCTTATGATGTGATTTTCGATGATGAAATTATGACGGAAGGATTGACTGATTACGATTGGTTGCATTTACACCATGAAGATTTCACTGGACAATACGGAAAATTTTACAGAAGCTATGCCAACCAACCTTGGTACATACAACAACAAAAAGAATATGAAGCCATGGCCAAAAAACATGGTTTCAGAAAAGTATCGCAACTTAAACTTGCTATAACCCAGAAAATAAGAGGCTTCGTGAATAAAGGAGGTTTTCTATTTGCTATGTGTTCTGCCACGGATACTTACGATATTGCATTGGCTGCAGCAGGAGTTGATATAGCGGCCAGAATGTATGACGGAGACCCAGCAGACCCAAATGCTCAGGAAAAACTAGACTATGAGCAAACTTTAGCTTTCGAGGATTTCAAACTCGAAATGAATCCGCTAGAATACGAATATTCCAATATTGATCAAAATCAAATTGACAGACCTGGAATGAAAGAAGGGAATGATTTCTTCACACTATTTGAGTTCTCTGCAAAATGGGATCCTATTCCTACTATGCTTACCCAAAATCATGAGAAACTAGTGAAAGGATTTATGGGACAGACTACCGCATATAAAAAGAGCTTGATAAAACCTGATGTGGTGATTTTAGGTGAAAACTCTTCCGTAAGTGAGGCGCGTTACATTCACGGAATTTTCGGTAATGGCTTTTGGACATTCTATGGCGGACATGATCCAGAAGATTATCAGCATTTTGTAGGTGAACCGCCAACCGATTTAAATTTGCATCCTAATTCTCCAGGATATCGATTGATCCTAAACAATATATTATTTCCGGCTGCTAAAAAGAAAAAGAAAAAGACTTAATTAGATAAATACAATTAAAACATTTGGCTAATTCGGTTGTTATCAAATTAAACTTCTGAGAATTATGATAATTTAATAGTCATATTTTATCATAATTCTTACCTCTATTCCTTTCTTTATTTTCATAACCGTCCGAATAATTATATGTATATATTTATAATATAATTAATTATCCCATGATTTATTTAATCGGTTAAAATACAATATTACAGATAGTTATACTTTTACTTGTATTGTAATTTTGAGAATCTACCTTTGCGCTCTGAAAATTTAAAATAACCCCAAAAAGTACAAGAAATGAACACTACTACTACAAAAAACAATTCTAAAGCAAACACAGAAAAAGAACAATTTTTGAACAAAATCTTAACTAAAAAGAAATCACTTTCTCCTATTTGTTCAGCTATTTGTTCAATTAATTGATCCATTTTACTTTAGGTAAAAATGATTCAAGAAATTACAAAAACAAATAAAACACTATTGTCTGCTTTAGATTGTGATGAAGACAATATTATCATTGAAGGTTTTATGGATAGATATACCGTAAACCGAGAAGAAGCAACTGAAATTTTACAAGAAACCAAAAAATGGTTGTGGTTAGCTTCAGAAAACATCAAAGAGAAAAAAGGGTTTCGACTTTTTATAGACAATTCTCTATTGATCATTGATGAGATGTGGCATAATTTTATATTGCATACAAGGATTTACCAAAAATTCTGCAATGAAAAACTGAACTTATTCGTACACCATGAACCTACACCAGCTTCTGAGAAAATAATAGGTTTTGATAGCGAGGTCGAAAAACATAAGTTTCAGAATGAACAGGAAGAAAAATTAAGTCAGCAATTATCCTATATTTATGACAAATTGGGAGCTGAAACTGTAAGTAAATGGTACGAGGAATTTCCTGAGAAATTTAATGAAGAGAAAATTCATGATTTAAAAAGATAACTTATCCTTTTATAACTTATCTAAAAACGGTAGCAGTAATATCATTTACTTCTACCGTTTTTTTTTAACTCAATAAATTTATAGAAAATCATACTTTTAGCCCCATATATCATAAAGACTTAAAAATTTTAATTTTAATTCTATATATTTCTATTTCAGAGAAATTTTATCCAGCGTATTGCAAAAAAAATATCTACATAATGGTAAATCCTTCATAAACAGAAAGACGGCTGTCTTCCTATCAATTGTATTTTTATTGTTTTTAAATTCATCAATAGGTAAAAGTCAATCGTATTTCACCCCCCTGATGCAACATTATTCGGCTAAAGATTATAAAGCAGGGATATCAAATTGGGATATGGCTTCATCCAATGATGGTCTATTATACTTCTCCAATTTAAATGGGATACTACAATTTGATGGAAAGGAATGGCAATTTATTAAGATAAAAGGTGGAAAGATTTCGCGTGCCATACATAAAGATTATCATGGAAGAATATTTGTAGGAAGTACTGATGAATTTGGATATTTGAATATTGACAGCACAGGAACCACATATTTTCAATCGTTAAGTGACCAACTAAATCTTGACAGAATTGGATCTGTTTTTCAAATTTTAAGTATTAAAAATGATATATATTTCATCACCTTAAAATACCTTATCCGATTTAACCAAGATGGATTTAAGCATTGGAAATTAAACAGAGGATCTGGAGGATTTATATATCAAAATAATTTATACATCAAGGATGTAAATCAAGTTTTATTAAAGCTTAAAAATGATAGCTTAATCAATATAAACGGAAGCAATAAAACCCCATCATTAATAAGAAGTAATATTGTTAATGGATTTGATGCAGATGAAAAATACATTATTGGGAAAAGCCAAAACAAAGGCTATATTTTCAGAAACGATTCAATAATAGAAACTCAACAGCAGTATCCATTTGGAAATTCATTTCTTTCTCTAAGTAAAAGTAATTCAGTTAAAAATTCCATTTGGGCTTCCACATTAAATAAAGGCATTTTCAATTTTAATATAGGAGATACCGTCTTTAATAAAATCAATATTGAAAAAGGCTTACCTACCAATATTACCTTCAATATCTACTCTGATAATCATAATGGGGTTTGGGCATTGCATCAAGAAGGAATCACGAGAATTCAAGCATCAAAAAATTTAATGCTTTGGGGTAAAGATTTAGGTTTTGACGCTATAATTACGAAAATACTAAATTGTAATAATCAAATTTTCCTACCCTCATTTGATGGATTGTTCACTTTAAATAAAGATAAAAAAATACACCTAACTTATAATCCAAAAGACAGGCTTTTTAATGTTTTTAACTATAAAGATATTATAATCATCACAGGAGATAAAGGACTTTATAAGTATAAAAATTCTGAAAATATTAAGACAATCCCTATTGCTGGAGGAACTAATGAATTTCTCTCTAATAATAAGTTATTTATCACCACAGCCAGAAATGGCATAATTCAATATTCACCTGATTCTGATCAAACTCAAGAATATATATCAGAAATCAGTGGTTTTTGTAACAGTATTTTAAGTTTAGATTCCAAACATTGGCTCAGCTATAAATCGGAGGGTATTTATTTAATTGATGAAAATAATGGTAATCCTAAATGGAAGTTCTTTAACCAAAATCATGGTTTGCCTGATGTTAATGCCATCAATATTTTAAAGTCTGTTGAAGGTGAAATCCTTTTCACCACCTCAAAAGGGTTTTATACCCTAAATAAAAACCCCAAAGCTGATTCCAGCAATCTATTTATTCCCCATTCAAAAATCACGGATGAAAAGCTGAATATCAACAATATAGACCAGGATCAAAACGGTAATTATTGGTTGACCATAACCGAAGAATCTCAGAGGCAATTGGTTATAAAATTTGAAAGAAAGGATGATGGTAGTTACGAAAAAATAGAGCGGTCTCTAAAAGCTATCCCAAATCAAAATTTCACTAGCATTTATGTGGATCAATTAGAAGATAGTATAGTTTGGATAGCGGGAAATGAAGGTTTATACCGATTTGATGAGAAAGAGAATGTAGACTTAGATATCCCATTCAAGACCTTTATAAAGAAAGTGAGCCTAAATGACTCCATATTATCACAAGGATTATATAAAGAATTTAGGTCTTCGGATAGCATTCCAACCTTAATAATTGATCAACCTAATGCATCTGTTCCTAAAATTAAATTTTCGGATAATAATATAAAATTTGAATTTAGTGCGCTTTTTTATGAGCAGCCGGAAAGAAATCAATATTCCATCTACCTTCAAGGTTTTGATAAGGAATGGTCAGCTTGGTCAAGTATGAACCATAAGGAATACACCAACTTGCCAGCAGGTAAGTATCAATTTAAAGTGAAATCAAAAAATTTATACGATACAGAAGGGAAAACAGCTATTTACAAATTTGTAATTTTACCTCCTTGGTATCAGACTACTTGGGCTTACTTTTTCTTTAGCATCATAATCGTCACTATTATCTGGCTTTTGATGTTAGCCTATACTTATAGAGTTCGACAACAAAGAAAACGCCTTAAACTGATAGTGGCTGACCGTACCTACGAAGTAATGCAGCAGAAAAGGGTTATTGAAAAGCAATTGCTTAAAATGTCAAATCTGAATGAGGAAATTAGCCAACAGCGAGATGATATTTTAGAAAAAAATCAAGAGCTAGAAAGCTCACAAGAGGAGGTTTTATCTATCAATAACAAACTCCAAGAACTTAATCAGGCTTTAGAAGCAAGGGTGGAAAAAAGAACGGCAAAGATTAAAGATACCATTCAAAAACTACAGCAAACCAATAAAGATTTAGATACATTCACTTATAAAACATCGCATGATTTAAAAGGCCCTATCAGTAGAATTAAAGGAATTTTAGCTTTAGCTCGCTTTGAAAATCCGGAAGCCAAAACTGATAAGTATTTGGACTTGATTGAAAAAACGACCAAAGAGATGGATATCCTATTGAGTAAACTAACTCAAGTACATAATATCTATAACTCCAAAGTTGAATATAATGCCATTGATATTCCAACTATCTTCAAAGAGGTAATGGAAAAGATCAGTCCGTTAGTAGAGCAATCTAAATTCAAATTTCAATTTGATTTGAAGAATGAAAATGAATTGAAAACGGATGAAAAAATGCTAGAGTTGATTTTACTCAACCTGCTAGAAAATGCGCTGATCTATGCCGATGATAAAAAACCACAACAAGAGATAAAGCTTAGTACCCTTAAAAAAGAAAACATCTTTTCCCTCTCTATTGAAGATAATGGTGTGGGGATTCCTGAAAAACAGCTCCCTAGAATATTTGAAATGTTCTTCAGAGGTTCGGAAAAATCAATCGGAAACGGACTTGGATTGTATTTGGTTAAGGTTGCCGTTGAGAAGATTGGGGGTACGCTTAAAGTCGAAACTAAAGAATTTGAATTTACCAGGTTTACTATTGAGTTTCCTTTGAAGGGGTGGAAAGTTTGAAGTTAGAAGTGGGAAGTTGGATGAAACAATTCTTACCTATAAACTAATCAATTCAATCTGTGCGTCATCCCTGCGGAGGAAGGGATCTATTGATTTTAACCTTTGGTTAAAATATTAAGAAAGCAGGCTACCAATCTAACTAATTGAGTAATCAATATCCATTACAGCAAAAAAAAATATTAAAACGTAGTTTTAATAAGAAAAGATCCCTGCCTTCGCAGGGATGACGATCTGTTCTGGCTTCATTTATTAAATTATAACCGGAGTATTATTGAAGATAGAAGTATAAAGTGTTAGAATTACGAATAGTGGGAAACCAATAATCTATTAAAATTATAAACTCACCCCTTCTTCTTAGCTATTAACTTTTTTTCTCTGTCTAGTAGTCCTTTGAGGGTCTGTCCTTTAAAAATTTTAACGGTTTCATTACGAACTTTTAAAAATGCTTCTCTTATAGAGCAGGTCTCTTCATCCTTGCATTCTTCACATCTTTCATAAAATTTGAAGGTAACACAAGGAAGTAAAGCAATAGCCCCATCAAATAATCTCAAAATTTCAGCTAGATTAACCTCTTCTGGATCTTTGCGAAGGTAATAACCTCCACCTTTTCCTTTTTTACTGCCTAAAATACCGTCATTTTTTAAATCAAGGAGTATAGCTTCCAAAAATTTTTGAGGGATGTTTTCTTCCTCCGCAATGGTACTTATTAATGTGGGCCCTTCTCCGTATTTTCTGCCCAAGTGGACTAATGCATTAATGGCGTATTTTGACTTTTTGGAAATCATATTGGCAAATATACGCTTTGAAAGGGATTTTTAAGGGTAAATTCTTAAAAAGTATAGGAGGTATTTTATTTCAAATTCGATTCAATATAGGCACGCAAATCTTCCACTTGCTGATGACTCATTTTTTCCAAAGTATAATTAGGCATATATTCTTTATGGCCTAATTCAGAATAAGATCCATTTCTTATAATTTCGTAAATCGACTTTTTGCTATTCTCTGGCATATGTTTTTTAAGCCACTTAAAAGTCAGTATTGAATTATCTAAAACTAAATCACTTTCGCCATAAGCATGATGGCAATGCTGACAGCCCAGCTCATAAATAGCCTTTCCGTATTGAGGTCTACCTTCAAATGGATACCCCTTCTCTTTACTTTCAGGTAAATCCGCAAATGTTGCAGGCGATTTTGTTAAATAATGAGATTTAATAAATGCTATCGCACTATCATTATCAGATTCTGCTAAGGTATTGATATGGTCAATTTCTTTTTCACTCAAATCTAAATCCTCCACCTTCATTTGAAGGCTCCATAAATATGAGAGAATACTTTTCATCTCCCAATCTTCAAGTTCTCTTCCTTGAGAACACACAGTAGCACATAAATTGATACTTTCTTTTAAACTTCCTGAAGCTTTTTCTACCAAACTGCCATACTTCAAGACGTAGTCATCATTATACCATGACTCCTTATTAACCGCACCCCAGAAAGTAGTGCCTTGTAAATAAGGGAGCTCATTTTTCATAGCATATTCCAATCGAGCATCCTGATCAACCAAAGTCAAATCAGGATCTTCTCTTTCTACATTATGGCAGCTGGTGCAGGTATAAAACTTACTGATCGCATTTGAAGCAAATCCATCAGGTGGTGTAGTTTTACCTACATGAATTAAATCATATCCTCTTTTAATATCCATCGAATCAGGATTCTCTATATAATGCTCAGGATATTCTTGCCCTAAAGACTTCAATACCTCTACCAGATTTTGCTGAGGTTTTATTTCCTGATTACTCAAAGGAGTAAAAGAAAATATCAAAATCAACAAACTTAAAGATGATATGCCCCAATATTTATATTTCAATTTATACATCTGAAAAATTTATTTTCTTGCCCCAATTTTAAAATCCCTTGTGATATTGAATCCAAAATGAATATCTCCGTTTTCAATTCTTCCTGTCGTTTCTGCAACATATAAAGGTGCAATCATTCCTAAAGAATTCGTAAAATTCAATTGGAAAATATGCCCCTTCGTTTCTAATTCAATTCCCAAACCGGCTGAAGACTGATACTGACTAGCTAACTGATCAGGCAGATTGAAATAATACTCCAAGTTAAAAGCTAAAACTTTGGTGACTTGAATTCTACTTGCAGTTCCAATGCTATAAATATCATTATTGCTTTCTAAATCCAAGACAAAATTACGGTGGACGTAAGTCGGCATAATTTGAAAACTTATAAATTCATTAAATTTTCTCGCTACCAGCAATTGGTGTACGAAAGTTAAATTATTGGTAAAGTTTAAATCTTCAGTTTGAGGAGTTTGAATTGTTCTAACAGCGGCATTGGTATAATAAACCAAAGAGATTGGACTTCCCCCCTCCTTCTTTTGTTGTAGGAATCTATATTTTAAATAAAAATCATAATGCTTTTGCAATGAGCTTCGTCCAAATCCGACATTCATATTATCAGTAAAAGCATAATCCAAACCAATTCTAATTGTGGAATTATCCAAACCCCAGAGTTGCTGTACTCCAGAACTTATAGCACCAAATCTATGAGAAATGATAAACTTCATCATACCCTTTGGCAGAACTTCAGTAGAATGTCCGTTTACTACGCGAGTATCTCTAAATACTTTTTCTCT harbors:
- a CDS encoding DUF5777 family beta-barrel protein, whose translation is MKKILVILIVQFWVFNLYAQEDREKVFRDTRVVNGHSTEVLPKGMMKFIISHRFGAISSGVQQLWGLDNSTIRIGLDYAFTDNMNVGFGRSSLQKHYDFYLKYRFLQQKKEGGSPISLVYYTNAAVRTIQTPQTEDLNFTNNLTFVHQLLVARKFNEFISFQIMPTYVHRNFVLDLESNNDIYSIGTASRIQVTKVLAFNLEYYFNLPDQLASQYQSSAGLGIELETKGHIFQLNFTNSLGMIAPLYVAETTGRIENGDIHFGFNITRDFKIGARK
- a CDS encoding c-type cytochrome, which codes for MYKLKYKYWGISSLSLLILIFSFTPLSNQEIKPQQNLVEVLKSLGQEYPEHYIENPDSMDIKRGYDLIHVGKTTPPDGFASNAISKFYTCTSCHNVEREDPDLTLVDQDARLEYAMKNELPYLQGTTFWGAVNKESWYNDDYVLKYGSLVEKASGSLKESINLCATVCSQGRELEDWEMKSILSYLWSLQMKVEDLDLSEKEIDHINTLAESDNDSAIAFIKSHYLTKSPATFADLPESKEKGYPFEGRPQYGKAIYELGCQHCHHAYGESDLVLDNSILTFKWLKKHMPENSKKSIYEIIRNGSYSELGHKEYMPNYTLEKMSHQQVEDLRAYIESNLK